In Anaerolineales bacterium, one DNA window encodes the following:
- a CDS encoding polyprenyl synthetase family protein, whose protein sequence is MNAVTFLSPVTEEIKLVEERMRAQADESHPDLRAALEHLLGAGGKRVRPTLSLLVGNMLGAPLEKLITLGAAVELLHTATLVHDDLIDGSLLRRGMATLNARWSPPATVLTGDFLFARAAKLAAETDHLPLMKLFSETLAVIVNGELTQMFTSRGLVSRDNYYKRIYAKTASLFEMTTRAAAMVSPAGGETIESMRDFGYQIGMAFQIVDDILDFNGEQSEVGKPLGSDLLNGLVTLPAIYYAEENPDDADVISLPNGGWTNNEHMTRLVENIRASRATQKAMVEAERHVDRALACLDSLDACTEREALVNLARYIIDRKA, encoded by the coding sequence TTGAACGCGGTAACCTTCCTATCACCTGTAACAGAAGAAATTAAACTCGTCGAGGAACGGATGCGGGCGCAGGCGGATGAATCCCATCCCGATTTGCGCGCCGCCCTCGAACATCTGCTCGGCGCGGGCGGCAAACGCGTCCGCCCCACCCTCAGCCTGCTCGTCGGAAACATGCTGGGTGCGCCTCTTGAGAAACTCATCACCCTCGGTGCGGCCGTGGAACTTTTGCATACCGCCACCCTCGTGCATGACGATTTGATCGACGGCTCATTACTTCGGCGCGGCATGGCCACCTTGAATGCACGCTGGTCGCCGCCTGCCACTGTCCTGACCGGTGACTTCCTCTTCGCGCGTGCCGCCAAACTCGCCGCTGAAACCGATCACCTGCCATTGATGAAATTGTTTTCCGAAACGCTGGCAGTCATCGTCAACGGCGAACTCACGCAAATGTTCACCTCGCGCGGACTGGTCAGCCGCGATAATTATTACAAACGCATTTACGCCAAGACCGCATCCTTGTTTGAAATGACAACCCGCGCCGCCGCCATGGTCAGCCCGGCCGGCGGGGAGACGATCGAGTCGATGCGCGATTTTGGCTACCAGATCGGCATGGCATTCCAGATCGTGGACGACATCCTCGACTTCAACGGCGAGCAGTCGGAGGTCGGCAAACCGCTCGGCTCGGACCTGTTGAATGGACTGGTGACCCTGCCCGCTATTTACTACGCGGAGGAAAATCCGGACGACGCCGATGTCATCTCGCTCCCCAACGGCGGCTGGACGAATAACGAACACATGACCCGCCTCGTGGAGAACATCCGCGCCAGCAGAGCCACGCAGAAAGCCATGGTCGAAGCCGAAAGGCATGTGGACCGCGCCCTCGCATGTTTGGACTCGCTGGATGCCTGTACCGAACGCGAGGCACTGGTAAACCTCGCAAGATACATTATAGATAGAAAAGCCTGA
- a CDS encoding TatD family hydrolase, protein MQLTDTHCHLDYNKFDPDRAEVLRRANESGVVKILIPGLHHKSSKEAVRLAESNPSLYAAVGFHPTDLDGFSESTFQEVKELAKHPKVVAIGEIGIDYFWVKEPEKRASQRERLKQQLQFSKGINKPVVIHMREENDAWFGEASVDLLEILSEWQGGLEGALAERPGVLHSFNGNLETAQKGLALNFFIGITGPVTYKNADEKREIIRQMPLDKILIETDAPFLAPVPFRGKRNEPAFVHHIADKIAEIHSKSPAEIAAITTANAARLFAWGD, encoded by the coding sequence ATGCAACTCACCGACACCCATTGCCACCTTGATTACAACAAATTCGACCCCGACCGCGCGGAAGTGCTCCGACGTGCGAACGAATCGGGGGTGGTCAAAATTCTGATCCCAGGACTCCACCACAAGTCCAGTAAGGAGGCGGTGCGGCTGGCAGAGTCAAATCCCAGTCTGTATGCGGCGGTCGGTTTCCATCCCACCGATCTGGATGGATTCTCCGAAAGCACATTTCAGGAAGTAAAGGAATTGGCGAAGCATCCAAAGGTGGTCGCCATCGGCGAGATCGGCATCGATTATTTTTGGGTGAAGGAACCTGAAAAACGCGCCTCTCAACGCGAGAGGTTGAAACAACAGTTGCAATTTTCAAAAGGGATTAATAAACCTGTGGTCATCCATATGCGCGAGGAAAATGACGCATGGTTTGGGGAAGCGTCGGTTGACCTGCTTGAAATCTTAAGTGAATGGCAGGGCGGTCTGGAGGGCGCGCTTGCAGAAAGACCCGGCGTGCTGCATTCGTTCAACGGAAATCTCGAAACTGCGCAAAAGGGGCTGGCGTTGAATTTTTTCATCGGCATCACGGGACCCGTGACCTACAAAAATGCGGACGAAAAGCGTGAGATCATCAGACAGATGCCACTTGACAAAATCCTGATCGAAACTGATGCGCCTTTCCTGGCTCCCGTGCCGTTTCGCGGCAAACGGAACGAACCTGCTTTTGTTCATCATATTGCTGATAAAATAGCAGAAATCCATTCCAAAAGCCCTGCGGAGATCGCCGCCATCACGACCGCCAATGCGGCGCGGCTTTTCGCATGGGGAGACTGA
- a CDS encoding GNAT family N-acetyltransferase: MITITHLQPHQVIDAKYLISAVAQRIYSPGETPKYFYDVLEEEGELKDVDDFQRVYEQNQGIFLAVLEDGRLVGTGAMKRMDQSTAELKRLWLLEEYQGRGIGYRVVMKLFAFAREKGYSAIRLQTSHEQTRAIAFYKRLGFHEIECYNHKTDEISMEIILNTASLA, from the coding sequence ATGATCACCATCACCCATCTGCAGCCGCACCAGGTCATCGACGCCAAATACCTCATCTCCGCCGTGGCGCAACGCATTTATTCTCCCGGGGAGACCCCCAAATACTTTTACGATGTCCTTGAAGAGGAAGGCGAGCTAAAGGACGTTGACGATTTTCAGCGGGTCTATGAACAAAACCAGGGCATATTCCTCGCGGTTCTCGAGGATGGAAGGCTGGTCGGTACCGGCGCCATGAAACGCATGGACCAGTCCACCGCCGAATTGAAGCGTCTCTGGTTGTTGGAGGAATACCAGGGTCGCGGGATCGGCTATCGGGTGGTGATGAAGCTGTTCGCCTTCGCAAGAGAAAAAGGCTACTCGGCGATCCGTCTGCAAACCAGCCATGAACAAACACGTGCCATCGCCTTCTATAAGAGACTTGGATTCCATGAAATCGAATGCTACAACCATAAAACGGATGAGATTTCCATGGAAATCATCCTGAACACAGCCAGCCTCGCTTGA
- the metG gene encoding methionine--tRNA ligase — translation MPENILIAIAWPYSNAEIHVGNITGSHLPGDIVARYHRLKGNNVLVVSGTDSHGTPVVLAADKEGKPVEEVYKKYHESFIEVFKGFGITYDMFTTTHSENHFKVSQAMFLALQRNGFLFKQFSKQWYSPSADKFLPDRYVEGTCYICGFEGARSDQCDNCGNVLEPEKLKNPRAKTGDGALELRDTEHFYLDLSKLEPDVKKFLQERAPHMRDTVIGESLRKIESEGLKPRSITRDLDWGIPVPVEGWTEAGKRIYVWFEAVIGYLSAPIEWSQVSGNGEAWREWWTDPNAKQFHFIGKDNIFFHTSQWPAELMGAGSAFMEIFAGDANAVPLTLPYDVPANQFMNLEGKKISGSGNWGVWGLDALTRFDPDALRYYLTVNMPEAKDSDWDWAEFVARNNNELVATWGNLANRVLSFCYKHWEGYVPSFDGTETAPLRDADLELLKTIEKGFAVVGAELEAIRLRSALGEAMKLATAVNVYLDVNAPWSAIKTDKAEAGKTVYTALKAIDSLKVMFAPFLPFTCEKLHGFFGYETPLFGEQFTETVKDSLGKHTVLRYKSAEGLFWKPSDLKPGAKLNQPAPLFKKLDESVIEEERARLGK, via the coding sequence ATGCCCGAAAACATCCTGATCGCCATCGCCTGGCCCTACTCGAATGCCGAGATCCACGTCGGGAATATCACCGGCTCCCACCTGCCCGGTGACATTGTCGCGCGCTACCACCGTCTCAAGGGAAATAACGTCCTTGTCGTGTCGGGTACGGATTCGCACGGCACGCCCGTCGTGCTCGCCGCGGACAAGGAAGGCAAGCCGGTCGAGGAAGTGTACAAGAAATATCACGAATCCTTCATCGAAGTCTTCAAAGGTTTCGGCATCACCTACGACATGTTCACCACCACGCACAGCGAGAACCATTTCAAGGTCTCGCAGGCGATGTTCCTTGCCCTGCAGAGGAACGGATTTCTTTTCAAACAGTTCAGCAAGCAATGGTACTCCCCCAGCGCGGACAAATTCCTGCCTGACCGCTACGTGGAAGGGACCTGTTACATCTGCGGCTTCGAAGGCGCACGCTCCGACCAGTGCGATAACTGCGGCAACGTGCTCGAACCTGAGAAGTTGAAGAATCCGCGCGCCAAGACGGGTGATGGTGCGCTTGAATTACGCGACACCGAACATTTTTATCTCGACCTTTCCAAGCTCGAACCCGATGTCAAAAAGTTCCTGCAGGAGCGCGCGCCGCACATGCGCGACACCGTCATCGGCGAATCCCTGCGCAAGATCGAAAGCGAAGGACTCAAGCCGCGCTCGATCACCCGTGACCTGGACTGGGGCATTCCCGTTCCCGTCGAAGGCTGGACCGAAGCGGGCAAACGCATCTACGTTTGGTTCGAAGCCGTCATCGGGTATCTCTCCGCTCCCATCGAGTGGAGTCAGGTGTCGGGGAATGGCGAAGCGTGGCGCGAGTGGTGGACGGATCCAAACGCGAAGCAATTCCATTTCATCGGCAAGGACAACATCTTCTTCCACACCTCGCAATGGCCCGCCGAATTGATGGGTGCGGGCAGCGCGTTCATGGAGATCTTCGCGGGTGACGCGAACGCGGTCCCGCTGACCCTGCCATATGACGTGCCCGCCAATCAGTTCATGAACCTTGAAGGCAAAAAGATCAGCGGTTCGGGCAACTGGGGTGTGTGGGGACTGGATGCGTTGACGCGCTTCGACCCCGATGCCCTGCGCTATTACCTGACCGTGAACATGCCCGAAGCAAAGGACAGCGATTGGGACTGGGCGGAGTTCGTGGCACGCAACAACAACGAACTGGTAGCGACGTGGGGCAACCTTGCCAACCGCGTGCTGTCGTTTTGTTACAAGCATTGGGAGGGGTATGTACCATCATTTGACGGCACGGAGACCGCGCCCCTACGGGATGCGGATCTTGAATTGTTGAAAACCATCGAAAAGGGCTTTGCCGTTGTCGGCGCGGAACTCGAGGCCATACGCCTGCGCTCCGCATTGGGCGAGGCGATGAAGCTCGCCACCGCCGTCAACGTGTATCTCGACGTCAACGCGCCGTGGTCCGCCATCAAAACGGACAAAGCCGAAGCGGGCAAGACGGTCTACACCGCACTCAAAGCCATCGACTCGCTCAAGGTCATGTTCGCGCCCTTCCTGCCCTTCACCTGCGAAAAACTGCACGGCTTCTTCGGCTACGAGACTCCGCTCTTCGGCGAGCAATTCACCGAGACGGTCAAAGACTCGCTCGGCAAACATACAGTGCTGCGGTACAAATCCGCTGAAGGTTTGTTTTGGAAACCCAGCGACTTGAAACCGGGCGCGAAACTCAACCAACCTGCACCGCTGTTCAAGAAGTTGGACGAGAGCGTGATCGAGGAAGAACGGGCGAGGTTGGGGAAGTAA
- a CDS encoding DUF177 domain-containing protein, which translates to MPSPKKPFRFNVGFIIHEEIGYNHDFPFEFEKIVLGDDLELRVFEGIANVGKTPQGLILQGDFSAETTLNCVRCLTDFDHELDWSFTELYAFDKRSETEEGLILPEDAHLDVADLLREYALLEIPISPVCKPDCKGLCPECGENLNEKDCGHRPEESDSPFAKLKDLLK; encoded by the coding sequence ATGCCCAGCCCTAAAAAACCCTTCCGCTTTAACGTCGGTTTCATCATCCATGAGGAGATCGGCTACAACCATGACTTTCCATTCGAGTTCGAGAAGATCGTCCTTGGTGATGACCTTGAACTGCGCGTCTTTGAGGGCATTGCCAACGTCGGCAAGACCCCGCAGGGACTGATCCTGCAGGGCGATTTCTCCGCAGAGACCACCCTCAACTGCGTGCGCTGCCTCACAGACTTCGACCACGAACTGGACTGGTCCTTCACGGAATTGTACGCCTTCGATAAACGCTCGGAGACCGAGGAGGGTCTCATCCTCCCTGAGGATGCACATCTTGATGTGGCGGATCTTTTACGCGAATACGCCCTGCTTGAAATTCCCATCAGCCCGGTATGCAAACCCGATTGCAAGGGACTTTGCCCCGAATGCGGCGAAAACCTGAATGAAAAGGATTGCGGGCACAGGCCCGAGGAATCCGATTCTCCCTTCGCAAAATTGAAGGATCTGCTGAAATAG
- a CDS encoding transposase, which translates to MSKPTIKITRTIRSEQVLNAFMTVVRKNLPLELRNTRITAEDILYVLAYANVHRLSIESACLELQNAPSGNRLREVLAQSLPDRAGLQNRLNRIFHRQLHPSVWKCKRDFNVAIDLTLIPYHGQPYEDRKEIVRSAPKSGTTHFHGYATVSIVRDHRRYVVALRFIEHGEDMADIVRWLLKRLKTLKFRIRRVFLDKGFCSKPVFKVLDQHKVSFVTPIPVRGKSGGVRTLFQGKSRVTTYTFNSPKYGIYTVQAVVVQRYSKGRYGRHKSKWFAYAVSGLPSGILPAQVFELYRQRFGIESSYRQMNQVRARTSTRNPVIRLLLVGLAFVLFNLYIALRQNLASALKTPLESFNRFWLSLRRVAFLLSRAIERFWGATEVIQHQSCFVLS; encoded by the coding sequence ATGTCCAAGCCCACAATCAAGATTACCCGAACAATTCGTTCCGAGCAAGTGCTGAATGCCTTCATGACGGTGGTTCGCAAGAACCTGCCGCTGGAATTGCGAAACACCCGGATCACTGCCGAAGATATCCTGTATGTGTTGGCATACGCCAATGTGCATCGTTTGAGCATTGAATCGGCTTGTCTGGAGTTGCAGAATGCGCCTTCGGGTAATCGTCTGCGAGAAGTATTAGCCCAGTCGCTGCCAGACCGAGCCGGTTTGCAGAACCGATTGAACCGCATCTTTCATCGGCAACTCCATCCCAGTGTATGGAAGTGCAAACGCGATTTCAATGTGGCGATTGACCTGACCCTGATCCCATATCATGGTCAGCCGTATGAAGACAGAAAGGAGATCGTACGCAGTGCACCCAAGTCTGGGACAACCCATTTTCATGGTTACGCCACGGTTTCGATTGTGCGGGACCATCGGCGCTACGTTGTGGCGTTGCGCTTCATCGAACATGGCGAGGATATGGCCGACATCGTCCGCTGGCTGCTGAAACGCCTGAAAACACTCAAATTTCGCATTCGACGGGTGTTTTTGGACAAAGGTTTCTGCTCCAAGCCGGTTTTCAAGGTTCTGGACCAACACAAGGTCAGTTTCGTAACGCCCATTCCCGTGCGTGGCAAGTCGGGCGGTGTGCGGACTTTGTTTCAAGGTAAATCACGTGTCACCACCTACACCTTTAACAGCCCAAAATATGGCATATATACAGTGCAGGCGGTGGTCGTCCAGCGCTATTCCAAAGGACGCTATGGACGACACAAGAGCAAGTGGTTTGCGTACGCCGTCTCCGGATTGCCCTCTGGCATTTTGCCTGCCCAGGTGTTTGAACTTTATCGTCAACGCTTCGGCATTGAGTCGAGCTACCGACAAATGAACCAGGTGCGCGCTCGAACTTCCACCCGTAATCCTGTCATCCGCTTGCTGCTGGTTGGTTTGGCTTTTGTCTTGTTCAATCTGTACATTGCCTTGCGCCAGAATCTGGCCTCCGCGCTTAAAACACCGTTAGAATCTTTCAATCGCTTCTGGCTTTCTTTGCGCCGTGTCGCTTTCCTGCTCAGTCGTGCCATTGAACGCTTCTGGGGTGCGACTGAGGTCATTCAACATCAATCATGTTTTGTGCTTTCGTGA
- a CDS encoding DUF4325 domain-containing protein, with protein MAPRKTDEIRSFIINNIEEHQNKISTVTAETFSVSRQAVLKHINSLVKDGTLEVQGKTKNRRYTLKPIFDKTFTFELKGLEEDSVWRISIAPLLEGTPDNVYKICQYGFTEMLNNAIDHSEGNKVMVNVQKTLKEIQMFIWDDGVGIFNKIQKVFNLSDSLHAILELSKGKLTTDPQKHTGEGIFFSSRIFDAFSITSEKLFFSHSSRLDSAKGSDWLLETKDEKISGTAIRMRIRLNSTRTTKGVFDFYSGNEDYDFSKTHVPVFLAQHGDENLISRSQAKRLLSRFEKFKEIILDFQDVGSIGQAFADEIFRVFQSEHPKINFYIVNANEQVMQMINRARMNKT; from the coding sequence ATGGCGCCCCGAAAAACTGATGAAATTCGTAGTTTTATTATTAATAATATAGAAGAGCATCAAAATAAAATTTCCACTGTAACCGCGGAAACGTTTTCGGTTTCACGTCAAGCCGTTTTGAAGCATATCAATTCTTTGGTTAAAGACGGTACGCTTGAAGTGCAGGGAAAAACAAAAAATAGAAGATATACATTAAAACCAATCTTCGATAAAACTTTCACATTTGAACTCAAGGGGCTGGAAGAAGATTCCGTTTGGAGGATAAGCATTGCGCCATTGCTTGAGGGAACGCCAGACAATGTTTACAAAATTTGCCAATACGGTTTTACGGAAATGTTAAATAATGCCATAGACCATTCCGAAGGGAACAAAGTCATGGTTAACGTTCAAAAGACCTTAAAAGAAATCCAAATGTTCATTTGGGATGATGGAGTGGGGATTTTCAACAAGATACAAAAAGTATTTAACTTAAGCGATTCATTGCACGCAATTCTTGAACTCTCAAAAGGCAAATTAACCACCGACCCGCAAAAACATACCGGGGAGGGTATTTTCTTTTCATCAAGAATTTTCGATGCATTTTCCATAACTTCAGAAAAATTGTTTTTTTCACATTCATCCAGACTGGACAGCGCCAAAGGTAGTGATTGGCTGCTTGAAACGAAAGATGAAAAAATAAGTGGAACTGCAATACGAATGAGAATTAGACTTAATTCAACCCGCACCACAAAAGGAGTGTTCGATTTTTATTCTGGAAATGAGGATTACGATTTTTCAAAAACACATGTGCCTGTTTTTCTGGCTCAACATGGCGATGAAAATCTAATTTCACGCTCTCAGGCGAAAAGACTTTTATCAAGATTTGAAAAGTTCAAGGAAATTATCCTGGATTTTCAAGATGTAGGCAGCATTGGGCAGGCGTTTGCGGATGAGATTTTCAGGGTATTTCAGTCTGAACACCCCAAAATAAATTTTTATATCGTGAATGCAAATGAGCAAGTGATGCAAATGATCAATCGCGCTCGGATGAATAAAACATAA
- a CDS encoding phosphoglucomutase/phosphomannomutase family protein yields MTHKIIFGTDGWRGVIAEDYTFDNVRRCTQGFASYMLSQGKKRQSIVVGYDMRFGSEHFAAAVAEVLAGNGLKVYLTDSATPTPVIAYAVVDKKAAGAVNMTASHNPPTDNGFKVRNETGGAIDPEGLKQIEGGIPDDVKDVKRKAYKEAEAAGEIVKFDAATPYIEHLTRDGLIDLQPIKDAGLTVLVDSMWGNGANWFTRLLAGGKTKVVEIHNERNPSFPEMKRPEPIRPNIDVGLKATVENKADVLLILDGDADRCGIGDENGEFINQLRVFGLLAYYMLEVRGERGDIVKTLSTTGILNKLGELYGVPVHETGVGFKFVAPKMTETNALIGGEESGGYAFRGNVPERDGILAGLYMLDFMVKTGKKPTELLKDLFDKVGGEYFYDRVDSPFSGDPEARKKIIRDNNPKTLGGLKVTDLITMDGFQYKLEDGGWMLIRFSGTEPILRVYTETRHADKVQAILQDGLKVAGVK; encoded by the coding sequence ATGACACACAAGATCATATTCGGCACGGACGGCTGGCGCGGCGTGATCGCGGAGGATTACACATTCGACAACGTCCGCCGCTGTACACAGGGGTTTGCGTCCTACATGCTTTCGCAGGGCAAAAAAAGGCAATCGATTGTCGTCGGATACGATATGCGTTTTGGCAGCGAACACTTCGCCGCCGCCGTCGCTGAAGTGCTGGCGGGCAACGGCTTGAAGGTTTATCTAACAGACAGCGCCACACCCACACCTGTCATTGCCTATGCGGTTGTGGATAAGAAAGCCGCAGGCGCGGTAAACATGACCGCCAGCCATAATCCACCTACGGATAACGGATTCAAGGTCCGCAACGAGACAGGCGGGGCAATCGACCCCGAGGGGTTGAAACAGATCGAGGGTGGAATCCCCGACGACGTGAAAGATGTGAAGCGCAAGGCATATAAAGAAGCCGAAGCCGCTGGCGAGATCGTTAAATTCGATGCGGCAACGCCATACATCGAGCATCTTACCCGCGATGGATTGATCGATCTCCAGCCCATCAAAGATGCAGGCTTGACTGTGCTGGTGGATTCAATGTGGGGCAACGGCGCAAACTGGTTCACACGATTACTGGCAGGCGGAAAAACGAAAGTCGTGGAAATCCACAACGAACGCAATCCGTCCTTCCCTGAAATGAAACGCCCCGAACCCATCCGCCCGAACATTGACGTGGGTTTGAAAGCCACCGTTGAGAACAAAGCAGATGTGCTGTTGATCCTGGATGGCGACGCAGACCGCTGCGGCATCGGCGACGAGAACGGCGAGTTCATCAATCAATTACGTGTATTTGGTCTGCTGGCATATTACATGCTTGAGGTACGCGGCGAGCGCGGTGACATTGTGAAGACACTCTCGACAACAGGTATATTAAACAAACTCGGCGAGCTCTATGGCGTGCCTGTCCATGAGACGGGCGTGGGATTCAAATTCGTTGCGCCAAAGATGACCGAGACCAATGCGCTCATCGGCGGTGAGGAAAGCGGCGGCTACGCCTTCCGCGGCAATGTCCCTGAGCGTGATGGGATTTTGGCGGGCTTGTACATGCTCGATTTCATGGTCAAGACGGGCAAGAAACCGACCGAATTACTGAAAGATTTATTTGACAAAGTCGGCGGGGAATATTTCTACGACCGCGTGGACAGTCCCTTCAGCGGCGACCCTGAAGCGCGTAAGAAGATCATTCGCGATAACAACCCCAAGACGCTGGGCGGCTTGAAGGTGACCGATCTCATCACCATGGACGGTTTCCAGTACAAACTCGAAGACGGCGGCTGGATGCTCATCCGCTTCTCCGGCACGGAGCCGATCCTGCGTGTGTACACCGAGACCCGTCACGCGGACAAGGTGCAGGCAATTCTTCAGGATGGTTTGAAGGTGGCGGGGGTGAAGTGA